TTCCGGAAAATATTGTTAAGACTGCATATTATTATCTTGAAGACGTAAAGTCAAATGATTTGGGATAACGAATTATTAATTAAAGGTTTTAATTTCTCTTACGAGAATGTATACAGACGCTTCACTTAAACGGTTCATGAAGTCGCAGAAGGTATAAATAATATGGATGACTTGAGGGGAAACGAGACCTGGCGAATATTCAGGATAATGAGCGAGTTCGTCGAAGGATTCGAAGAACTGAGCAGTGTTAAGCGGGGTGTCTCCATTTTCGGAAGCGCCAGATTATCCAGAAACAATCATTACTATAAGGAGGTAATGAGGATAGCCGAGCTATTATCAAAAAAGGGATTCTCTGTAATAACCGGCGGAGGTCCCGGTATAATGGAGGCAGGAAACAGGGGAGCAAAAAAGGGAGGAGGGACTTCAGTAGGACTGAATATTGAACTGCCTTTAGAGCAATCTCCAAATAAGTATCAGGACAAGAGACTCGATTTCAGATATTTTTTTGTACGGAAGGTAATGTTTGTCAAACACTCGGTAGGTTATGTAATTACACCGGGAGGTTTTGGCACCCTTGATGAGTTATTTGAGGCACTGACCCTCATGCAGACCGGAAAGATAAGAAAAATTCCCGTAGTAATGTTTGGTACTGACTACTGGGAAGGACTTATTGGATGGATAAAGAATAACATGATGAATTCAGGGACTATAAGTAAGGAGGACATGAAACTCTTTCATCTGACAGATGACACTGAGGAAGTAGTCAGGATTATTGAAGAAAACTACGACAGACAGCGCTCCCCGATTAAAGGAAACCGGCGGAAAAAAGATTAATCAAGTATCTGTTCAAAGACACCCCGTACATTTTTTCTCAATGACTCATATTCTTTTATGAGACGTGTCGAACCGCTTACCCTCTTGGAGTCCTTGTATCCCATCCTCATTGCAAGTGAAGTTATTTTGTCATGAGACTTTGACAGAAGGTGTGCCGATACATTCTGAACTATTCGGAGCCTGTTCTCTAAGGTACGCAGGTAGACATAAGATTTCTTTAGTATGGTGTATTGGTCTTTTGACAGCAACCTCTCTTTATATAACGATTCCAGGGCTGACAGCGTATTTGTGACCCTTATGGAGGGGTATTTCAATCCATGCAGCAGCTGGAGATACTGTACAATAAACTCGATATCCACTATCCCGCCTTCTCCTGCCTTTATGTCATAGTATTCATTGTTTTCCCTGGAAACTTCAGCCTCCATTCTCTTCCTCATGTTTCTTATTGCAGGAAGAAGATCTTCAGGGCTCCTGTTGACCCCATATAAGACTGAATAAATGCAGTCAAGAACCTCACGGCCCAGTGACTCATCTCCTGCTATTATCCTTGCCCTTGTCAGAGACTGGAGTTCCCATATATCCGCATGCTGCTCTACATAAGTTCTGAAAGCAGTAATAGACTGAGACAGTGGCCCCTTTGAGCCTGACGGTCTCAACCGTACATCAATCTTGAAGACACTCCCTTCCCTTGTCATTGATGTAAGGACTGACATCGTCTTGCTTGAGAGGTGAGTAAAAAATTCATGATTTGATATGGATTGCTTCCCATCCGTCTCACCATCTCCGGAGTAGAGAAATACTAAGTCAAGGTCAGATCCGTAAGATATCTCTTCTCCTCCCAGTTTTCCCATACTGACTATACAAAACCCCGCTTCGCTCACCCCGCCATCTGTTGTTCTACATAAAGGCCTTCCATAAACACGGCGTACTTCATCACTGGCTATCTTATAGGCACAGACCAGCGATACATCTGCAAGGTTGGACAAATATCGTGAGGCATCACCCGGGCTAACGTAATTAAGGATATCAACATATCCTATCCGCACTTCTTCTATATATTTAAACTTGCGTAGCATATCAAGCTTTTCAGCATATGTATTGCATTGTTCTATCAATGAAGACAACTCGGCCTGCATATCAACCTTAGCATGTTTTTTCAACATCTCTTCAGGATCTAAAAACATATCTACAATCTCAGGATGCCTGATGACTAACTTTGACAGGTACTCGCTGGTGCTGAATATCTTGATAACGGATTCTACTGCCTGCGGGTTCTCTTCAAAGAATGAATA
This DNA window, taken from Nitrospirota bacterium, encodes the following:
- a CDS encoding TIGR00730 family Rossman fold protein — translated: MDDLRGNETWRIFRIMSEFVEGFEELSSVKRGVSIFGSARLSRNNHYYKEVMRIAELLSKKGFSVITGGGPGIMEAGNRGAKKGGGTSVGLNIELPLEQSPNKYQDKRLDFRYFFVRKVMFVKHSVGYVITPGGFGTLDELFEALTLMQTGKIRKIPVVMFGTDYWEGLIGWIKNNMMNSGTISKEDMKLFHLTDDTEEVVRIIEENYDRQRSPIKGNRRKKD